In Gimesia panareensis, the genomic window GTGAAATCGACAATATCTTCCACGAATTTGCTGCAGCCTTTGCTGGTGCTTTCAACAACGCGAATCCGATCTGCTTCCCTGACCAGCTAAATCGTGACGCTTTGGATTTGTCGCATGACAGCTTGAAATATGTCGACGAGTATCTGGCATATCTTCACCGGCACAAGAACGAACTGGGCGCCGAAGAATGGAACAGCACGATTCTCTATGGAGGAGCATACGTCGGTGAAGTCATTCGAAATGAAACAGACAACCATTACCGCTGGATCGACTATAATGACTATATGCCGGATCACCCTGACCTTCAGGCGTTGATTCCGGAGAGGTCAACCCCAACCTGTGCTTTCATCGTCGATGACAAAGGTAAAATGTCCATGCCACTCAACAAGATCGCACGCTTTATTGATGAAGGCGAAGAAAACAGCGTTCACTTTTTCGCTGCTTGTGACATCAAACACGCAAAAGACCCTCAATAATCAGTTGCGTGCGGAAACAAAGCTGGTCACTCATAAGTCAGTTGGAACTACAGAGAAATCGCATTCGCTGGAGAGACCTTTTCGTAAAGCGGATATAAAACTGAAATCCAAGTGATACAGGAACAGGGCCAGATGACCAGCAAATCCGACCACCATGAACGCATGGCGAACATGACGTTTGCTGCCGTATATCCACACTATGTTACAAAAGTGGAAAAGAAAGGACGGACCCGGGAAGAATTACATCAGGTGATCAGCTGGCTGACAGGATTCAACGAACAGGCGCTGGAGAAACACATCAGTGACAAAATTACGTTTAAGCATTTTTTTCAGAAAGCCAGATTAAATCCCAACGCTCACCTGATCACAGGCATGATTTGCGGCTATCGGGTGGAAGAGATTGAGAATCCACTCACGCAGCAGATCAGGTACCTCGACAAGCTGGTCGATGAACTCGCCAAAGGGAAGAAGATGGAAAAAATCCTGCGAACAGAATGATCAGTCACACTGCCGTTACTCTTCCAGCAGCGTCACCTCGCCGGTGTCCATATTATAAATACCGCCCACGATTTTGATGTCTCCCTGCAGCTCCATTTCCTTGAGGATGGGACTGTTGGTCCGGATGCGGTCGATCGTCGCCAGCACGTTCTGCTTGGTCACCATCTTGACGAACTCGGGATTCTGGCTTGTTTTGTCCCCTGCGTAATCTTTGAAGTGGTCAACCGCCGGTTTGATATTGGCCAGCATGGCGGTGATGTTCCCCAGTTCGACGCCGTCAATCGCTCCGCGAATCGCGCCACAACTTTCGTGCCCCAGCACAAACACGAGTTTCGATCCGGAGACCTTACAGGCAAATTCCATGCTGCCCAGGATATCCGTGTTTTCGAAGTTGCCTGCTACGCGAGCGACGAAAATGTCACCGATTCCGCGATCGAAGACATCTTCCACCGGGATGCGTGAATCTAGGCAGGAGAGAATGACCGCTTTGGGATACTGGCCCAGTGCCGCGTCGCGAACCTGCTTGGAATGATCGCGGGCAGTGAGTGTCCCGGCCACGAAACGCTGATTTCCCTCTTTGAGCAGTGTCAGCACCTGATCCGGCGTCAGTTCCGCCTGTTCTTCCTGAGTCAGCACCCGGTTCACCAGTGGTTTCACATCATCGACCGTGGATGAACCGCTGTCTGTAGCTGTGCTGGCAGCAGGCTGTTCCTGTGTGCAAGCGGTGAATAAAAACATCAGCAGACAACAGATCCACAGCGGGTTCAGACTCATTCTGATCATGGTGTAACTCCTTTTCGTCGGCAGCCGTGGTCGGCATTCTATTTTTATTTGAACTGCAGGATCTTAGCAGACTGTGGCAGGAATGAAAGAGAGGTTTACTGAATCTCACTCCCGGCTTGACAACGCAACCTCTGCGACCACACTATAAGTCACCAGACGAAGAATTAATAACAGATAGAACTGAATCAGAAAGCCCCTCCATGGAACCAACCGTCTACGCACTGGCGACGATGGACACCAAAGGTGAAGAACTCTGCTTTGTGGCGGACTGCATCCGTCGCACGGGAGTTAAAGTCATGCTGGTCGATGTGAGCACGGGCGGCGTATCAGAACGGGCGGACATCTCTGCCAGAACGATTGCCCACTCCCATCAAAGTGGCCCGGACCATGTACTGGGCCTGACTGACCGGGGTGAGGCGATCAGAGCGATATCAGAAGCACTGCTGCACTGGCTGCCTGCCGAAGTGAGTGCGGGCAACGTCTCCGGAATCATCGCACTGGGAGGCAGCGGAGGCACGGCTCTGATCGCCCCGGCGCTGCAGGCACTACCCGTGGGATTCCCCAAGCTGATTGTCTCGACCGTTGCCAGTGGGAATACGCAACCGTATGTCGGCATCAGCGATATCACCATGATGTACTCCGTGGTCGATGTCGCGGGCCTGAACTCCGTCTCGCGGCGGGTGCTGAGCAATGCCGCCCATGCCATCGCGGGAATGGTCAGACACAAATCTGAATTCTCCACAGACCGCCCTGCACTCGGCATGACGATGTTCGGGGTGACCACTCCCTGTGTGGACCTGGTCCGTGAAACCCTGGAGGCGCAGGGATTCGACCCGCTGGTTTTCCACGCGACCGGAACCGGTGGCCAGGCGATGGAGAAGCTCGTATCTGATGGACTGATTCAAGGCGTGCTGGATATCACCACGACCGAGGTCGCCGACGAACTTGTGGGAGGCATCATGCCTGGCGGACCAGATCGGTTTGACATCATGATCCAGCGAGGCATCCCTTATGTAATGAGTCTGGGGGCCCTGGACATGGTCAACTTCGGAGCCCGCGAAACCGTGCCGGAACGGTTTGCGGACCGACATTTCCACGTACACAACCCCCAGGTGACTCTCATGCGGACGACGGCGGAAGAAAACCGTCAGTTCGCCCGGTGGATCGCCAGGAAGGTCAATCGCTCAACAGCACCGGTGGAGATTCTGATTCCCGAATTGGGTATCTCGATGCTGGATCAACCGGGGGAGGCCTTTTATGATCCGGAAGCGGACCGGTGTCTGTTTGAGACA contains:
- a CDS encoding DUF2200 domain-containing protein, with the protein product MTSKSDHHERMANMTFAAVYPHYVTKVEKKGRTREELHQVISWLTGFNEQALEKHISDKITFKHFFQKARLNPNAHLITGMICGYRVEEIENPLTQQIRYLDKLVDELAKGKKMEKILRTE
- a CDS encoding carbonic anhydrase family protein; the encoded protein is MIRMSLNPLWICCLLMFLFTACTQEQPAASTATDSGSSTVDDVKPLVNRVLTQEEQAELTPDQVLTLLKEGNQRFVAGTLTARDHSKQVRDAALGQYPKAVILSCLDSRIPVEDVFDRGIGDIFVARVAGNFENTDILGSMEFACKVSGSKLVFVLGHESCGAIRGAIDGVELGNITAMLANIKPAVDHFKDYAGDKTSQNPEFVKMVTKQNVLATIDRIRTNSPILKEMELQGDIKIVGGIYNMDTGEVTLLEE
- a CDS encoding Tm-1-like ATP-binding domain-containing protein translates to MEPTVYALATMDTKGEELCFVADCIRRTGVKVMLVDVSTGGVSERADISARTIAHSHQSGPDHVLGLTDRGEAIRAISEALLHWLPAEVSAGNVSGIIALGGSGGTALIAPALQALPVGFPKLIVSTVASGNTQPYVGISDITMMYSVVDVAGLNSVSRRVLSNAAHAIAGMVRHKSEFSTDRPALGMTMFGVTTPCVDLVRETLEAQGFDPLVFHATGTGGQAMEKLVSDGLIQGVLDITTTEVADELVGGIMPGGPDRFDIMIQRGIPYVMSLGALDMVNFGARETVPERFADRHFHVHNPQVTLMRTTAEENRQFARWIARKVNRSTAPVEILIPELGISMLDQPGEAFYDPEADRCLFETLEQEIQQTADRRVTRHGCHINDPLFAETLVAAFERVSGNRFQQR